A stretch of DNA from Spirochaetota bacterium:
CATAGCCTTGTCTATGGTGAACCCGAGCCCCGGTTTTGTGAAGGGCTGGAGCATGGCATTCTTGTCCGGGATGATCGGGTCGATGATGCCTTCCCTGAACTCCGGAATCCATGAGGGCGGCTCGTAGGGATATTCCAGCGGCAGGGAGTTATCCCTGTCGGCGAGGACCATGTTCCAATTGACGTAAAAGCCGATGCCGTTGGTCCAGGTGTGGGGCGTGTAGTACCGCTTTTTCTCGTGGCACATGTCTATGACCTTCTTCACCTGGGCTATGCCGCCGGCGAAGGTGGCGTCGGGCTGGTAGATGTGAAAGCAATCCTTCTCGAACATGATCTTTATCTCGTCCCAGCCATAGTTCAGCTCCGCGCCGGATATCTTCACCTTTGAATATTTTTTCAGGGCCGCGTTGCCGCTGTAATCCCGCGAATCCAGGGGCTCCTCCAGCCAATCGATCCCGTTCCGGTGGCAGGCGTCGGCGAACTTTTTCGCACGGGCCAGGTCCCAAGCGGGGACCTTGTCCACGATCGTGACAAGCCACCCCTGGTTGGCGTCGACACCAAGACTGAAGTCCTTCCCGATTTTTTTCCTGACGGTCTCGATCTGCCGGATGTCGTCTTTCAGCTCGACGCTCTTGACCCGCAGCTTGGCGCAGCGGTATCCCATTTCCCGTATCGCCATGATCTCCTCGGCCCGCTTGTCCGGATCGTGCATCTCCCCGGTGGAGCAGTACACTTCCACCGGCCGCGCCCTGCCGCCGAGGAGCTCGTACACCGGCTTTCCTTCCTTCTTGCCGATGATGTCCCAGCAGGCCGGCTCTATCCAGAAGTTCCTCCACCCCAGGATACCCGCCTGCTTCAGGAGGTCCTGCACCCTGCCGATATCGGTGGGGTCCGCGCCCATCAGGTAGCCTCCCAGGAGATCGCCGAGGCCTTCCCGCTCCGTGCCCATGGCGGACCCGGCGCCGTATCCTTCGATGCCGTCATCCGTCACGAGCTTGATCAGGGTGAACCTGTTGTGGGTCTGGGGGTAGCCCGGGATCCAGGTGGGCCAGAAGGTCTCCCTGAGGGGGATTGAAACATGGTAGAGCTCGATTCGTGTAATTTTCATTGCAATTCCTCCTGCGTTTTGTTTAACTGGTTATACCAATTAATTAATTGGTATAACCAGATGTCAAGAATTTTACTTGCCAGCGCGTCGCAGGGGCGCTGAATGGGCTTAAGGCCGAAGCGGCCATGAACGGAACGAGGATGGGTGCCATGAAAACAGGACTTCCCGGCAGGATTTTAAACGATATGCGGTCCGATATCATCCGCGAGGCATACCCGATCGGCAGCAGGCTCCCCTCCGAGCGGGAGCTGTCGCAGAAATACGGGGCGAGCCGCTTCGCGGTGCGCGAGGCCATCGCGGTGCTTGCCCAGGGGGGGTTCGTCGAGACCCATCCCCAGAGCGGTACCTATGTCAGGGACTTTTTCAGATACGACACCCTCGACACCCTCGTGCAGGTCCTCCGCGTCAGGCAGGCCATTGACAGGCAAACCCTCGAGTCCCTGCTGAATTTCAGGCTCATCACCGAAACCACGGCCGCCGCGGAGGCCGCCCTTAGGATCACGGATGATGAAGCGGAGTACCTGAGGAACAACCTCGAGCAAAAAAGGTCCCACCTCCGGGACATCGCGGTCCTTGCCGAATGTGACTTTGATTTTCATTGCGCGATCATCGGGATCTCGGGGAACATCATAAGCCGCCTTGTTTTTCAATCCTTCAAGCCGGTCTACTCCTTTTTCACGGAGTTTTTCTACTCCATCAAGGGCGTTCCGGAAGCCTCCCTGAAACTGAACATGAAGCTCTTCAGGGCGCTCACCGGCGGAGACGCCGCCGCTTCGCGGAAGGCGATGGAGAATATCCTCGCCTTCGGCGAGAAAAAGGTCTATGAGGCCATCAGGCACGGAGGCAGCGTCATTCTCCTGGACTGACGGAAACTTTTTCATGCCCCCCTAAAATTATACTGTTACCATTATTTTAATGACGCATTTCTTGAAAAAACGCTTGTTTTAATATTTTATATGGACTACCTTTGAGCTTCGAAAAAATAGAGCCGGTCACCGGCCGGTTTTGGGTTCGTCATCTATAAGATATACGATTATTCAAAGGGAGTGTTGCCATGAAAAATAAAATCATCGTCTGTTCCGTCGCCATTGTCATTGTCGTGTCGTTGTTTGCCGGATGCGGCTCCCTGACGAGGTCAGCCACCCGCGGCGACCTTGAGGGCGTGAAATCATGGGTGGAGAACGGCGCCGATATCAACGTGGTGGACCGGTGGGGGTGGACGCCGATCATGTGGGCGACGTACTACAACTATTACGACATCGTGAAATACATGGTCGAGCACAAGGCCAATGTCAACGCGCGGTCGATGTACGATTACGGTTCCATCCTGAAGGACAGCACGCCCCTAGTCATCGCGGTCACTTACAACTACAACGGGATCGTGCGCCTCCTCCTGAGACACGGCGCCGACAAGAAGGCCGAGAACCGGCAGGGCGAGACCGCCTTTACGATAGCGGAAAAACATAACATGGTGGAAATGCTGGAGCTCCTCGGCGGCAAGGCCGCTGTCAAGCCCGATAAAAAAGAGGACGAAAAGGCCGGCGCCGAGGAAGCAAGCCAGGTCATCCTGCTCAACGACGGAAGCCAGATCGTGGGGAAGATACTCTCCCAGACCCGAACGACCGTGACGGTGAAAACAAAGTATAACACGATCACCATTGAGAAAGATAAGATCAGCGAAATGAAATACAAGTGAGGCGTGTGGAGACCGTGCGCCGGAAGGGCGCGGCGAATCGCCCTTCCCGGGTCACCTCATCCGTATGGTTTTTATGCTGCCGGTGGGCACCTGTATGATGCCGCTGGCTGTGTGTATTTTCGCCACAGCCGCGTTCTGGAAAATGACCGCGCCGACGAGGATGGTCCCATCGTCCATGCTCACTTCTTCAAGCTTGTGGTAGTATTCTTTGATCGCCGCTTCGGTTTTCAGCACCGGCGGCGCCGATTTGGCCTTGTCGGCGGCTTCTTTCTTTTCTTCTTGCGCCGGCTCATTGGCGTCTTTGATGAAGGCCTTTTCTTCCTCTTTCAGCTCTTTCAGCTTATTTTCCGGTATCGGTTTTTTCTCTTCGACAACGGCGCTGCTTGAAAGGGCGATCATCTCCCCTTCCTTGACCAGGCTGTTTACCTGCGCCTCGTCCTTCGCCTCGATGTAGACTGAGCCGCGCACCACCTTCAGGTCGGTGACCGAGTTTTTATCCCTGACCTCGACGGTAAAGGTCGTTCCCCGCACGGCCGCGACCGCGGTCGGCGTTTTAACGCTCAGTTTCCCGCCCTTGGCGAGCTTTTCTATGACGAACATGCTCCTGCCCTTATCGACGGCCAGCCGGGTGTCGGCGCCGCCCTCGTCCCCGGCGCTCTCCATCCTGATTATCGTGAATTCCGATTTTTCGAATATCCGTATGGTCGAGCTGTCCGGCAGGAGCACCGTTGCCATCGATTTTTCCCCGGTGATGAGGCGGTCCCCGTTTTTCAGGACCGTGTCGACCGGCACTTCGGCGCCCGGCCGGTTGAGGCTGACCATCCCGAGCTTGTCTGACAGCCTGACAGGCGCGGTTTCCTTTTTTTCCTTCACGCAGCCGACTGCCGAGAAGCATATGAGAAGACACGCCATGGGCGCCCATTTGATTGAAACCATATCCGTCCTTCCTGTCAGGTTATTTATGTCGTTTAAGTAATAATACTGAGCGAATTTTATAGAGTCAAGAAAATATTGTAATTACCGGCCTCGCGTGACGAAGCGGAAATACGTCGATTTGATTATGGGGACCGAAAAATGCTTGTTATATTTTTATAGCTATGTTTTCAATAAATTTTCACATATAATCAATAATTACTTGGTAGGGAGAGGCACATGAAAAAAGCATTGTTGCTGTTTATGGGGATATTTTTTGTATATGGCTGCGGTCCGAAGTACGGTATTATCAAAGAAACCCAGCCGGGTGAGGATCTAAAAAAATATCGTGCAGTAAGCGTCGGCTGGCTCGATCTGGGCCCCGAAAGATGGAAAACCTATGATTATGAAAGCCAGGCACAGTGGGTTGAAACGATCAACCATGTGAACAGGAACGCCATGCCGGATTATTTCAAAAAGGCCCTTTCGAAGAAGGAAGTGTCTTTCGCCGCTTCCCGGAACGATGCGCCTAAGAAGGACGGCCTTGTCATAAGGTTCAGCGAGGTTGAATATGTGCAGAGGACAAGCTCCGCCGCCAAGGTCATGTGGGGCACCTTTGCCGGCTCAGACACACTGGATATGACAATGCATTTTATTGATGGAAAGACGGGAAAAGAGCTGAATCAGATGCGAATAAGCGTATATTCCAAATCGACCTCGGACATCTCGGGCTGGGGCTTCGAAGGCAGGATCAATAATTGCGTCTATAACCTGGCCTATATCATTGCTGATAAAGTCCAATAACCGGGATGTAACAGTTAAATCATCGTTTGAATATATCGTTCTTTGCCGGAATACAATCCCCCTGCGTCGATAATAATGCAGGGGGATTGCTTATTTGCCGGGCGTTCATGCCCTGCACTGTTTCACGCATTTATCATAAAAAAAACTTGCATTATGTCGCATTTCCTGCTATGGTTCCACAAGAATTGTCTTCCTTGATAAATGACAAGGCATGGCAAATTTTGCGGTTTTTGGGACATAAA
This window harbors:
- a CDS encoding mandelate racemase/muconate lactonizing enzyme family protein; its protein translation is MKITRIELYHVSIPLRETFWPTWIPGYPQTHNRFTLIKLVTDDGIEGYGAGSAMGTEREGLGDLLGGYLMGADPTDIGRVQDLLKQAGILGWRNFWIEPACWDIIGKKEGKPVYELLGGRARPVEVYCSTGEMHDPDKRAEEIMAIREMGYRCAKLRVKSVELKDDIRQIETVRKKIGKDFSLGVDANQGWLVTIVDKVPAWDLARAKKFADACHRNGIDWLEEPLDSRDYSGNAALKKYSKVKISGAELNYGWDEIKIMFEKDCFHIYQPDATFAGGIAQVKKVIDMCHEKKRYYTPHTWTNGIGFYVNWNMVLADRDNSLPLEYPYEPPSWIPEFREGIIDPIIPDKNAMLQPFTKPGLGFTIDKAMLRKYGKRFFKLTETGLKIKVIRDKGLKTALELKKRKG
- a CDS encoding ankyrin repeat domain-containing protein; this translates as MKNKIIVCSVAIVIVVSLFAGCGSLTRSATRGDLEGVKSWVENGADINVVDRWGWTPIMWATYYNYYDIVKYMVEHKANVNARSMYDYGSILKDSTPLVIAVTYNYNGIVRLLLRHGADKKAENRQGETAFTIAEKHNMVEMLELLGGKAAVKPDKKEDEKAGAEEASQVILLNDGSQIVGKILSQTRTTVTVKTKYNTITIEKDKISEMKYK
- a CDS encoding FecR domain-containing protein, which translates into the protein MVSIKWAPMACLLICFSAVGCVKEKKETAPVRLSDKLGMVSLNRPGAEVPVDTVLKNGDRLITGEKSMATVLLPDSSTIRIFEKSEFTIIRMESAGDEGGADTRLAVDKGRSMFVIEKLAKGGKLSVKTPTAVAAVRGTTFTVEVRDKNSVTDLKVVRGSVYIEAKDEAQVNSLVKEGEMIALSSSAVVEEKKPIPENKLKELKEEEKAFIKDANEPAQEEKKEAADKAKSAPPVLKTEAAIKEYYHKLEEVSMDDGTILVGAVIFQNAAVAKIHTASGIIQVPTGSIKTIRMR
- a CDS encoding FadR family transcriptional regulator, whose protein sequence is MKTGLPGRILNDMRSDIIREAYPIGSRLPSERELSQKYGASRFAVREAIAVLAQGGFVETHPQSGTYVRDFFRYDTLDTLVQVLRVRQAIDRQTLESLLNFRLITETTAAAEAALRITDDEAEYLRNNLEQKRSHLRDIAVLAECDFDFHCAIIGISGNIISRLVFQSFKPVYSFFTEFFYSIKGVPEASLKLNMKLFRALTGGDAAASRKAMENILAFGEKKVYEAIRHGGSVILLD
- a CDS encoding DUF4410 domain-containing protein, with translation MKKALLLFMGIFFVYGCGPKYGIIKETQPGEDLKKYRAVSVGWLDLGPERWKTYDYESQAQWVETINHVNRNAMPDYFKKALSKKEVSFAASRNDAPKKDGLVIRFSEVEYVQRTSSAAKVMWGTFAGSDTLDMTMHFIDGKTGKELNQMRISVYSKSTSDISGWGFEGRINNCVYNLAYIIADKVQ